The following coding sequences are from one Geodermatophilus normandii window:
- a CDS encoding MaoC family dehydratase, giving the protein MTVLDAAPSMAPLFARAALTARGRGGSLPDTRLARRGVTVDLAEVAAYARVCRFPLGNALPVTFPHLLGFPLQVALMADRAFPLALPGLVHVRNRIDALRPIGPGEALDLEVWAERFAAHPRGATVDLCASVSAGGAEVWRGRSTYLARGARAPEGAPASDVEVAVGDLPSGTIRWRVPGDAGRRYARVSGDVNPVHLSAVTARAFGFPRAIAHGMWVEARALAALSGRLPDAVTVDVGFRRPLLLPSTVVLATAPAGGGRDLAVRASTTGVDHLLGTVRPL; this is encoded by the coding sequence GTGACCGTGCTGGACGCGGCGCCGTCGATGGCGCCGCTGTTCGCGAGGGCCGCGCTCACCGCCCGGGGCCGCGGCGGGAGCCTGCCCGACACCCGGCTGGCCCGCCGCGGCGTGACCGTGGACCTCGCCGAGGTGGCCGCCTACGCCCGCGTCTGCCGGTTCCCGCTGGGGAACGCGCTGCCGGTGACGTTCCCGCACCTGCTCGGCTTCCCGCTGCAGGTCGCGCTGATGGCCGACCGCGCCTTCCCGCTGGCGCTGCCGGGGCTGGTGCACGTGCGCAACCGGATCGACGCGCTGCGGCCGATCGGGCCGGGCGAGGCGCTCGACCTGGAGGTGTGGGCCGAGCGGTTCGCCGCCCACCCGCGGGGCGCGACGGTCGACCTGTGCGCGTCGGTGTCGGCCGGCGGTGCCGAGGTGTGGCGCGGCCGCTCGACCTACCTGGCGCGCGGGGCGCGGGCGCCGGAGGGGGCGCCGGCCTCCGACGTCGAGGTCGCCGTCGGCGACCTGCCGTCCGGCACGATCCGCTGGCGGGTGCCCGGCGACGCCGGCCGCCGCTACGCCCGCGTCTCCGGCGACGTGAACCCCGTCCACCTCTCCGCGGTCACCGCGCGGGCGTTCGGCTTCCCGCGGGCGATCGCGCACGGGATGTGGGTCGAGGCGCGGGCGCTGGCCGCGCTGTCGGGCCGGCTGCCCGACGCCGTGACCGTCGACGTCGGCTTCCGCAGGCCGCTGCTGCTGCCCTCGACCGTCGTCCTCGCGACGGCGCCGGCCGGTGGTGGCCGGGACCTCGCGGTGCGGGCCTCCACGACCGGCGTCGACCACCTCCTGGGGACCGTCCGACCCCTCTGA
- a CDS encoding glycosyltransferase family 4 protein, with protein sequence MTGPLQVLVLGLNYAPESTGIAPYTTGTARFLADAGHDVHVVTGLPHYPQWEVAEGHPRRRSSGRDGAVRLTRVPHPVPRRPSGRSRIAMEAVFAARAAVTRVRRPDVVLAVSPALLGVAAALRWRAPGRTAVGVVVQDLYSRAVVEAGLLSGREARATAALERRLLRGADGVAAIHETFRSSLVRLGVDAGRITTIRNWTHVGRATGDPAALRRAHGWRADEVVALHAGNMGAKQGLENVVEAARLAHARRLPVRFVLLGDGHQRPALAALAGDLPTLQFLAPLPDGEFETALQAADVLVLNERPGIAEMCVPSKLTSYFAAGRPVVAASSPHSAGSAEVAASGAGVQVAPGDPAVLLQAVLDISGDRAVASASGLRGQAFARDVLHERAARAAYVDWVERLAGRPPQPVRPRAAEPAAVGEPA encoded by the coding sequence GTGACCGGGCCGCTGCAGGTCCTGGTCCTCGGGTTGAACTACGCACCCGAGTCCACCGGCATCGCGCCCTACACCACCGGCACGGCGCGCTTCCTCGCCGACGCCGGCCACGACGTCCACGTCGTCACGGGCCTGCCCCACTACCCGCAGTGGGAGGTGGCCGAGGGGCACCCCCGTCGGCGCAGCTCCGGCCGCGACGGAGCGGTCCGCCTCACCCGCGTGCCACACCCCGTGCCCCGCCGCCCCTCGGGCCGCAGCCGGATCGCCATGGAGGCGGTCTTCGCGGCGCGCGCGGCGGTGACCCGCGTCCGGCGCCCGGACGTCGTGCTGGCCGTCAGCCCGGCGCTGCTCGGTGTCGCCGCGGCGCTGCGGTGGCGCGCACCGGGCCGGACCGCCGTCGGCGTCGTCGTGCAGGACCTCTACAGCCGCGCCGTCGTCGAGGCCGGGCTGCTCAGCGGCCGAGAGGCCCGCGCCACCGCGGCACTGGAGCGGCGGCTGCTGCGCGGTGCCGACGGCGTCGCGGCCATCCACGAGACCTTCCGCTCCTCCCTGGTCCGGCTCGGCGTCGACGCCGGCCGCATCACCACCATCCGCAACTGGACCCACGTCGGGCGGGCCACCGGAGACCCGGCCGCGCTCCGCCGGGCCCACGGCTGGCGCGCGGACGAGGTGGTCGCCCTGCACGCCGGCAACATGGGCGCCAAGCAGGGCCTCGAGAACGTCGTCGAGGCGGCGCGGCTCGCCCACGCCCGCAGGCTGCCGGTCCGCTTCGTCCTCCTCGGCGACGGCCACCAGCGCCCTGCCCTCGCCGCGCTGGCCGGCGACCTGCCCACCCTGCAGTTCCTCGCGCCGCTGCCCGACGGCGAGTTCGAGACGGCCCTGCAGGCCGCCGACGTCCTCGTCCTCAACGAGCGGCCCGGGATCGCCGAGATGTGTGTCCCCAGCAAGCTCACCTCCTACTTCGCCGCCGGCCGGCCGGTCGTGGCCGCCAGCTCGCCGCACAGCGCCGGGAGCGCGGAGGTCGCCGCCTCCGGCGCCGGCGTGCAGGTGGCGCCGGGGGACCCGGCCGTCCTCCTGCAGGCGGTGCTCGACATCTCCGGGGACCGGGCCGTGGCGTCGGCGTCGGGGCTGCGGGGGCAGGCCTTCGCCCGCGACGTCCTGCACGAGCGGGCCGCGCGCGCGGCCTACGTGGACTGGGTGGAGCGGCTGGCCGGGCGGCCCCCGCAGCCGGTGCGCCCGCGGGCGGCCGAGCCGGCGGCCGTGGGGGAACCGGCATGA